The Porites lutea chromosome 11, jaPorLute2.1, whole genome shotgun sequence genome contains the following window.
TTTAGTTATGAGATACATGTGCATCAAACCTTGAATTCagaactttctttgctgtgtgCTTATAATATCCTGTACTTCAAAACAATCAAACTGTGGAATGATGCTAGATTTCTGAGATGTATGCAGGGAGGGCAGGCCCACAGTCTGGATAGAGGCAACAGCGggcctaagaaaaaaaaaattgaagtttgtTTGTGTTCTCTATGAAAAAAGactataatattatattatggCTACGATGGCAATTAGCACGTTATGAAATGGTAAAAGTCAACTCTTTCCTTGTGAACACCATGCCATAATGGGCACCCAGCTGATCATGATTATGCTGGAGAGGAGCTACATGTAAATCCCTGAAATAAACTGCCATCAGTTGCTGCAGTAGACTCTCGTGGTCATAATGAAAttaagggagttgactgtatattttGGATATGGAACTCTGACTCATTAGTTATAGTTGCATTAGCAAAGGTGCCCCACAGGGTGTTTTCATCAAATTGACTTGTCTTGAACACAGTTTTTATTATGTGGATTTATGCATGTGAGGTAACGTctacaaataaaattaatccATGGACTGAATTTAAGGATTTTCGAATTTGGTCAGTGTGTAAAAATTACGGGTTGAATAAGTTTTGCCATTTCAGTTCTGTGGGGTTTAGAAAACATAATAATGACTGTCAGTTTAACGTAAATTGCTTCATTCCACAGTTTTTCAGTGTGTTTTGTAGTATTGACAAAGGTAAATGAATAACACCCCATTAATTTTAAGTTAGTTTATAATCGAGAAGGAAAAGGAATCACAATGTTAACAAGTGTGTTACTCACCTTTTAAGCAATACCAAAAAAAGGCTATTGGTcttgaaaattatttatttcactCTCTCTCCACTATGGAAAAGTCAAAGGTAAATAGAAATACATTTAACCTCTGACAACTTTTAATCCTGGCTGCTTGAATTCATGGTTTGGAATTATGACTAAATTCCAATAAAATGTAGCTCATTAGGCTGACAGAGATATATAggtaaaattgaaaatatttaataatagGAACGTTGCCTTAATATatgttgttattttcttgttttcttttttgttattattttctcaGGTGAGACTTTTattgtgtagtttttttttttttttttgaatataaaaataaaaaaataataatatgataATTATTGTTTCAGTTGCATTTTTGTGCTCTTTAACGTTTTTTCTTGTGTCACCTTATAAAATCACGATAATAAATTgcaaagaatttttaagaaaatggcatAAATGCCttaagaaaccatgaggcttattGAAAATAAGCTTAATAAATATTTCTCTACTAAATGACAGAAAGAAAGCACTAAAATTAACATTGAATTGAATGATGAAGGCAGGGTAACAATACCTGGTAATGAGGTAttaaaaaaccaagaaaaagtaaaaaaaaagacaaaaagcaaagacaaagaaaaggaaaaaagggagggggaagaATGGAAAGGAACAGGTAAAGTAGCTCACAATGGTTTGTAGCATTTTTTTTGACACTTGCACTTGTACATTCATCAATGAATTTTTTCCCAGTAAACAGATccaaaaataccataaaatcAGTGACTAAgttatgaacattttttttttcaaaaaaattgcaaattactGTAGCCTACTTTTCAGGCATATTACACTGCCTGTATACCAGTGGTTTAGATAGCGTGTAAGGCCAGCTACATTGAAGGCAAAAATGACCGTACAATGCTACATGACAAAACCTGTTGTATAATACACCCTTCATTTTGCCATTGATTCAATTTCAGTGACGTGACGACGTGACCCAAATTTTCGAGAAGTATAACCTTTTCGTCAAAGTCttaaaaattctaattttgcagGTGAGAGCCACCTTAACAGTTTTCGAAAGTTTAATTGGCACTCAGGCCGGTGAAAAGAGCTATACTTGACATACGTTGGTATAAAATAAAGAGGCAATGACTTGCTCTTTAATATGGGGCACTTTTGGAGGGAGCAACTATGGAGATGTCAAATAAGCCCCACCGATCCCTCCCTTGTTCCTGACCTCCTGACGAACCCAGCCCTTAACCCAGCCCCCGTTGCGACCGTTGCGACTACCGCAACCTCTTTACCAGGGCCTTCTCTACATTTGGAGTCAGTCATCCGCGCCATTTTGCATTTTGCGCCAAATTTGTTAGGGCTCAACATAATGGAAGAAGCTAACGACATGGATGCTCCTGAAGTGATCGAAAATTTGGAAGACCTGACGCTCACTAGCAGAGAGGGAGGATATGTAAGTGAACATTAAAAGTGGAATGAGGTTTCGTGCATCTAGCAGAGATTTCGATGGATTTTAACTTATAAAGCACGTGCGTTTTGCGTCTGACTTCTTGTTGAAGGTTCCAAACAGAtacactgtccctttaagacAAGGAATTGACCTGCAAGACCTTATTACTGGTGATGGGACGATGTTTGAGACCGATCTTGATAACTATGGTGAGAAAATTAATTGTGTTTTGCCTCCTACATGTACAGCTGCAGGTTGTTGGCTCGTTGATGGATTCTTTTCTTTGCCCCAGCTTcagataaacagaaaaaaagtgtTAGAATTTTAGGAAAGCTCTTCGTTAATTAATACTACCCAGTGACACTAGAAAATTTTCCATGTGCATAAGTATACCGGGCCACTGAACGGTTTGAAGAAGGTGGCTTAGTGTATCGTCGAATTCCGTCCTTGGGCATACCCCGCAGGGCAGCTTTGTCTTTCCAggtggtggggggagggggggggggggggggagagagaaTTTCATTATCATAGTCTTCCAGGGGTGGAAAATTTGATCCATAGATAAATCACCATCCACCAGACAAGTCTCAgcgaaaccaattgcgttatcctatccactggatagtgatttatccagtggatagtgttatctaACTTTTTGACAGCTGCATGGGGCCAGTTCTTAATTTTTGGGGGTACCTTGCTCCCTTTCAGCTGCATTTGAAGATGAGGAAGAGTCACAATATTTTGATGCTGAGGATGTGTTTCAGCAACTGAATTATGAGTGCAATGATTTTGGAGGTGATTCTGGATCAGACAGAGATGAGGATGTGGTATGTGACTTCCAGCCAGTTGAAGGAGCATaggaataatattattttattttaaggctGGTTTCCCAGGGGGgtgtactgccatatatgggctatataggtatgtgccgctgtgaagggtatggttttcaagcagtttactctagtatagggtatataaatcagaacatttaggtctaggatagggtatcatttttcaggaaactgatcagttggttgaagattttgtctagatttggggagtttactctagtatagggtagcaaaattttgctgaactagctctggtataggttaagggctCCAGGGTTCCAGtagcacatccccacccagaagttcctaaagtacccccctcccccccccccccccccggggggattGGTTTACACTAGTGACAGAGTTGGAGTCGTAATCAAGCAAAGGACTTAACGAGTTAGTGAAACCAGCGTTCTGATTCCACTTATGACTCTGTCATTTATGATCAAGTTAAAACTACAGTAGGTTGTAGAAGTtgcaagcagaagcagaagaactaaaccaatcacaaatcatgGTAATGTACATTGTGAggggtttatccttccgcttttGCTTCCGACTCctaacaatctggttttcactagatcgtaagtGGAGatggaagaaaatggaaacattcTGATTGTTTGTACACCGATTCCCTTGCACTCTTGACTGTGCTTATGactccatttttttattttctcaaagtCATAGGCACTCTCATGACTCCGCTTACAATTCCAACTCTGACTCcatcgctagtgaaaaccagcctttagtgACCTATGAAAACACATACAAAAAATGAATGAGTATAAATTATACCAAAAACCAGGGTTTATATAAAAGATACATCAGTTCATGCCAAAAAACTCCTTCTCTGAATAGGTTTGACTCCTTCTTGCCTTATacataaaataactaaaatattaCAAATGCTCTAAGTTGCAGCATCTGTTGTGTTTTTAAACAAGTCTTTTAAACACAGTTACAGGACCTTTGCAATGTGCTTGCTATTCGTGAATTTTATCATGATTCAGAAAAAAGTATACCgtaaaacaaggaaaatttttagaaattttcagTGTGGCAGCTAAGCCTATGGTCGTGGAAAACTTggaaaggtcatggaaaaaatcatggaaaatcaaggaatttgaagagctcaaaAGAGTACAAACCCTGATGGGAGatggaaaattttgtttaaccctttaagccccaatatccacatacaaattctccaaactgatctctatacatttccttaaagaatgagttgagagaatttgataaaagatcaaagcattttctcttaggtgatcatgttattaattctcacaacctaatctcttgacattgtatgttaggagaaagttgatgttggtcactattgggacttaaagggttaagtaacATTTTAGCAAGaaaaatgcatattttgataatgtctttttggaaaacaagaatagacctttttagcttgtatgttatGTTTTCCCATTTGATAGAAGTCTTTATAGAAGTCTTTATTAAGAAATCAGTCATGACATACGTGTGGCTTTACAATCATTAACAAGTTAAGCAAAGGTAATAAACCTATCATATGTATTACAAATTTGAGAAAGATTTAAGTTGAAAGATACTAAGAAGTAAATTTTTAAAGACACCTATTTACACTATCCCCTTTGAATCACTCGTTTTTTACTCTAGGGAGTATGAAGTCATGACCCCTTTCTCTAGGAACCCTATTACATTTGGTTGGAAGCAAGTCATACAACACACaacctagcctgttccaagcattcagatagtggagagcggtgcggagtaaagaaagcgatgaaaagcagagggagactggggagagaggtgcgggaacgcttgtaagaatttttaacaaaagtgcgttccggtataccagatcctggtataccctctgattggttgattttgacagtttttatcAACAGTGGAGCGTCTTCGATCACAGCAAGAAATGCGATATGGCCGTTATGACAGACTCTACGTGCCTTCACGCAGAATTCAAACTCGCAAGAAAAACAGCGCTGAGTGACTTTCCAAACGTGGAGGCTAAAAGCGAAGAGCAAAGAAACTGTTTAGAACACGTAGTCGGTGGGATAGATGTCTTAGCAATTTCTCACCGACtggttttggaaaaattctaattttccagctttttcctcgaataaagcgTGCGTTGGAATGAAGGCAGGATAGAATGCCATTTACGATTGTTGTGGTAACTCCGTTGTCGACCTTTGATTACCATCATGGAAGACCAAGTGAAATATTTGAACAAAATCGGAGTAGCGGCGGCAATGATGGGAGAAGATGTGGATGAAGCCGTTAAAAGTGGAAGCTGTGAAACTGTTTACTGAAGTGCCAAATCGTGGTTGTCTAATGAATGGacaaaaggacttcaaaaaggaaagcttggaaagcaagttgcagctatcgctattgacgaggtccactcaatcaccgaatagtaaattttcccttcaattgTTGTGCCTTTTCATTGCTTGAGTTAACGATCTGtattgaaacggctttctatcgaaatgagcgatatttgtttgtcacttgattcataattttttgtcaCGTACACACTGAAATCATGTTTGAAAGCCGTAAATAAATTCATTATACATGAATACTTCTCCCGCCTTCTGTTGTCTGAAAGTCTTACATTGGGTTTTTAGTAAGATTACGTAAacataacattaatttttgatctGACAAACTTCCATTTATtcgcaagaaaaataataaatgcatCGATCAGGTTGTAACACCAGTCTTGATTGACAAGTGAACACCACCTACAGCTGATGCGGTCTGACTGGGCGGATGAGTCtgtttaaaacaaatctaacaggtgttccctctctcacctctcctcctccctcgcttttattttttcgcgctcctttttacttcgcaccactccccactatctgaacgcctggaacacaGGCTACACACAACCGGTGTCACTTGTGATTCTGTTGAAAAGATCACATTCCCTATTCTTACCATAATTACATCagatataaaattaaaatgatgaGATGTTATTACAGTGTAATTGTATAGCCAAAATGATAGGCTCTCTGAAAAAAGGTGTCAATCTGATACTTCTAATCCATACAGAAATAATGACATTATCAAACAGTCAAAGAGTCAAAGAGTTTACTGAGGTGATCTTTAGTGTACACATAATACTTGCTTACTCTAAGAATAAACAGTCGTCTAGCAGCTAGGTAGAGAGTAAACTGTCAATGAGAAGATCCCAATTACAAGGATCTTCGTGGAAAGTAATTCCCAAAAGTTTCAGCCACTCTTTCCACTCAATCCCAGGCAGTGGAGGAGGAGCAGGCTTATTAGTTCTACTACAGTcccgctcaaaagtaagttaccagtCGCCTCTCCTGCGCAACAAGAATCCTGTCCAGCATAAAATATAGGAAGTGTTGTTTTTCAAACGTAGCAGCAACTTTCGCTGACGAGATCTCAACAACATCGGTAAAAATTCAAGTCGTTGTATGATCTGGAAATAATGTTAGCTTAATAAATCTGCTCTTTATAGTCTTTGACAAATTCAAAGACATCCTATTGTTGGCTGCCCAGCTCTTAAGATACTTAACTTCTGCAAGCGCTGTATCAGATTCCCTTCTAACAGGTACACTAATTAATGGTAAAGTCATTGGCACATTTCAAGATCCGGTTGTTTGAATCAACCAGCTTTATATCATTCACCATCAGAGAGAATAAAAGTGGCCCAAGGACTGTGCCCTGAGGCACCCCTTTATTAATATCAACATAATCAGTTATTTTTCCATTCACGACGACCCTCTTTTTGCGGTTGCCAAGGAAGCTGATAATCCAGTTGATGATATATGGATTAAGATTAGTAGACTTCGACTATTCGCAGACTATTTTTTTGAGACCACGTGATGGTCATAACCTACAggactgtttctttcaaatgtctTCCAATCTGTATGCATTTAATTTGTGCAAACACAAAAGGAAAGTTCCTTTGAGACCATCGGGaattaaacaaaacataagCTAAAAGGGTCTATTCATTAACTGTCTTGCATAATGTCGTGAAGGGCATTTCAGAGTATGCAAAAAGAAAGAGTTTTCTCTTGCTTAACAAGGCAGTGCCACCAAGTcactttattgttttgttatctctttatttttatGCTAGACACCATTCAAACGACTAGCGCGTGGAATGGAGGATCTCACAGGAGATGGAGGAgtcttgaaaaaaattctgagaCCTGGAACAGGGCCTGTGGTACCCAAGGGGGCAACTGTTAGATGTATGTATATCCATATGAGCTGCACATGTATGTTGAACATGTAGTTTGTGGTGCAATTTAGGTTAAAACTATTTTGCTGAAACCTACCAGCAGTTTGataattctctatttttttttcatctataTAATCACTTTTAAAAGCTATTAAAACATTGTATTCGCTTttgtttgtcaccatttttgaaaattataccAGAAGTTGCATGGTGAAACATTGGCCTTTTCATCTCACTAATTGCGGGTGCGTTGTATCTGGAAAACAGTGCTAAGTAGGCAAGTCGTGTTAACCTAGTGTCACACAACAAGGGTTTAAAGTGATATGCAACACTTTGACATCCCAATCAATAAACTAGTTTTCAGATGACTTTAAGAACATGTCGAACACACTCTCCTAAGCTTCGATTACTCCTAGTATTGAAGTAGAGATATGTATGCAGTTTTGCCTCTTTGGGACCAAGAGACCGTAAAGCTACATGCAAATGgacacaacaactcccaacattgttggcccaacaatgaTGGGATTTGTTGCATCCATGTTTATAGTGGAGTGCAAACAGAtacaacaacttccaacaatgCTGGGATCTGAAGAAATCaagggaaggatacaacccataagacttTGCAGACCATGTATAATGCATGTGCATGGCCCCAACAATaatggaagagctgtgcaaaagGAAACAACATTGTTGCTCTATGCTTCAGCGAtcatggaacaaaagaaattatgGGAGTTGTTGGTTCCAAAGTTTGATTGctttcaaactttgcacaacaactcccaacaacatgcaacagggtgggCAAATGGACACAACATCCTGGCAACAacattgggagttgttggccaacaatgttgtgtcTGTCTGCAGGAGGTTTTACTGTCCTTCATAGAGATACCCATGTTAATTGTATAGGGTATTACTTAACCTTCTGTCATGGATACATGgacaattcaaagtagacagactgcaaattatagtagttgctaaaaaatatatttacgtggcccaactgttcatcagtaggatgcctaaaatgcgtgcaattccacaattggtttccgCTCCATTAAATCCTCTACCAagtgcagaacattttaggaggagccccCCACtgtgtgagcacagtcacggacaacacatataagtgaggaaaataacgcaaagcaaaACTAAGATGTTATTAAACaaactaaatgtacacgcaacttaaataaataaataatgcacaCGCCCAAAATTAAATTGTGCACGCATATGTACCTgaaacaactgaaataaaaatccaaGTAATAAATAAGCAATGTAAGGATATGATGGTGCAATGTAAGCCTGGActgctaatctcatctcccgcagggctgcaccatGTACCTCTTTGATACAGTTACATGGTCTCACCACACCTTAAAAATACTGATACTTCTAATGGTTCCAAAGATACCCTCACATATTTTCTACTACTACTTAACACAGACATCTCTATAATAATCTCTATAAAATTTCGCTTTCTACGTGCGGATGCCCACACTTTGGAAGCTAATATTTTACATCTCGACCAGAAGGCCACAAAGTGTATAGGGCATGACCTATAAATTcctttgtggtaagttttagctctttatagccaGACAGTGACCATAACACTGCTCAAGGAGTATAGCTTCAAAACATGTTTCATGTTTCGTGTGTCAAGGTTCAACTTTACATAATTATCACTAACCCCCCCTTCTTACAACTAGCTTGATTACTAGTCACTTGTTTTGACATGCTCTAATGTTTGTAATGATTTTCTTTCAGGGCATTCTAATGGTTATGTTGAATTTGATGACGAACCTTTTGACAGCACAAGGTTGCGAAACAGGCCCTATGTAACCAAAATAGGTAAAGCAGACTGCAACCTCTTGGTATTGTTGTGTTGGATTTACCTAATTCAGAGCTTTAATATTTCATTTGTccacaataatttttttcttttttagtggTTGTTGATTAAATATTATTCATAACTGCATGATTAACTGATTATCACATCACAATTAAGGCCTTCTGTAAATGATTAATCACCTACAATCAGTTTACCTTATGTGATGGATTTGAAATCtgaagaaaacttaaaaaacgaAAATCTTGGCCTTGTACAAGTTGTCCTGACCTCATTCTAGAATCTTAACGTCTCTATAATTGATGCCATTTACACCATGCGTGCCTTAAAATTCCATTTTCAGATGAAATTGTCCCAGGTATTTCAGTAGGGATCAGTACAATGAGAAAAGGAGAGTTGGCCCGTTTTCTTCTCACACCATACTATGGATTCCGAGAGCTTGGCTGCCCTCCACGAGTCCCTCCTAATGTTCCAGGTTGgcataatttaaaaaatgcctaatgTTCTATTTTTTTCCTGCCTTGTAATGTATTCTAATTTTTGTACAAACCTCCTGTAACAgttccaaaaaaaacaaagctctGAAATAGAAAATCTATGCCAAAGCAACATAGAAATTTTCCTGTGTGGCCCCCCTAAATGTGCAAGAGAAAGATTTTAGGATAGTttgaaaatttccaaatttacAATGATgtgtatggaaaaccactcaacGACCAttaattttcccacaaaaatCTTTCTTATTTATGGCAGCCATTGCAAGCTCTAATTGTGAGATATACTGCTACAAAATTAACAGGTTTTCTAATTTTGATATGCTCTTTCACTTCCATTCCTGCTAATGACAGATAGCCCTTATGcatttttacatgtacatgtacatcagacaagcaaatttcaccacctagccgaattttgaaatttcaaagatGTAGAGTTATGCAAAGAATTTTGCGAGGCTTGGTagagtaataaaattattatataatttGCTTATCTAATGTAATCATGCATGATGGCCAttgtgtttacagaaagttgacCTCGAAACCAACTATTATGATTTCAAGGGCCCATTTACAAAAGTTTTGGAGGCGGCTGTTTGGTAGGAAGATAAAGCAGTTTAGTACATGTACATTGGTTTTTCATTGTAAAGCATTATGCATCATTATACATTGTAGTGCTATATGAAGTAGAGTTACTGAGCTACATAGATCACAAAGCTGCGGAGGACTATGATACCTTCACAGAGGTTAGTAAAACGGGGAAAAGTTAATGCAATCACCCATCAtgcatatgttacaggtcaaaattattttcaggttaaagttttttaacctaggttgattctcaatttcctttgtctcgtAGCCCTCATTATTAATTTTCATGAGTTAGTGCGAGGAAAcgaaggaaattgagaatcaaccgaggttataaaattttaacctgaacaTAATTTTGACAGGTCTGCAAAGGTCAGAACACATGAGGTGgcaagttgcagcaacaagtCTTGGCGACAGATCACTCTGTGTGTACATGTCGGgggacaagttgcagcaacaagtCTCGGCAACAGATCACTTTGTGTGTGCAGGTCATGCGGCAACTTGCAGCAACAAGTCATGGCGACAGCTCTCTCCGTGTGTACTGGTTGGACAACTAGTTGCAGCAACACATTGCTGCGAAACATCCCAGTGACAAATGGCTTCGTGTGTACTGcagaatttttgtaaaaaaatctttttctctACAACAGAATTTTGTTGCCACAACAAGTTGCACAAATTctgtctgatttgattttttgtgaCATGTTGCCACGACATGTTGCTGCAAcatgtcgcctagtgtgtactgACCTTAACACTTATGAAAAAATATTCAAGCTTCCAGAAACCTTTCTGTGATAAACTTCTGCATTGTTTCGTTTTTTAACTTCTGTCTGCATGCTAGGAATTGTTTTTGTACTTATCTTTGGAATGAGACTGGCTTCCAACAGCCAAAAATTAATGTCTATCCCTACAATTTCTTATTGGGATATATAACTGGTACAGTTGGATAAGAGTTGAAGAACATGTACAGTTTCCAACATGTGGTCAACATTTCCAGCAGTTATTTTCTTTCCCCAGAACAACACAGCTGACACTTTAGACTAGTTATTTTGTCCTTCCTTTGGACATGTATGTGCGTCTTCTACAGTGTATGTACAGTTACTTCCCTTGATTTGCATTTACGTACTTTGTTTTGCAGGAAGAACGAAAACAGGCATCTTTTGAACAGCTTTTGAGAGTGGCAAACTCAGAAAGAGAGGTAAAATTAAAAGAGTTACATTATCAGTGTgagatgaaaattttaaaaaaaatgcttctcTTGAGGCAAGTTGTTGCTTATGTGTACAGTGTACACTACAGTAGCCCAGAGTGAAGTAAGGTCATTTCACCAATGAGTCATTTCCCTAACATCCTGTATCGCTAATGTTTTAGGTCAGTCTGCAAACATTTTATAAGTAACCACAGAAGGTCATATGTTTCGCTTCTGTTGGGAAtacttgtttttttattattattattattccaagTCATCTGtatcactgactgaaaaaacatCTTTGTCATCATGTGTTTTGTACTAAAGTGGTTTTGCTAATGTATTGTAATGGTTATGAGTCAGTTTGTGGAATGAGAGCCCAATTTTCGTCAGCGGAGAAAGTTTCCCTCTCAAGAAGAATAACGTCCTGTAATGTTTACTTCCCTTTCTTCCTAAATTGatgtcttttttgtttactCAAGAGTCTGAGTGAATAAATATTGACTGCCGGACTTtgacgttttttcttttgtgcatTCAGGAACTTTTTTCCCATAGTGAGGACTTCAGCTGATACAGTACTTTCTGAATTTTGAGTGATCTACTGTGCATGATCTCTGTACATTTTAAACTGGTCATCCACCACCTTTTTCTTGGCCTAACACTTTAGTTAAATGACCTAAGACGTTAGCGAACAGGAAGTTAGTGGGTGAAATGAGCGCTCACCCACCAGAGCAGTCATGCATTCCAACCAACTTCCTTTTTCAATAGCATTTAATTCAAGTCAGCAAATGTTACTTGCCAGTGGGACAACTTGTTATTTTAATAACAGGCTAGCCTGATTGGTCACTATATTAACCTCAGGCTTGTGGACAGCAGTTTTGTGGCAACTTGATTGAGTTCAGCATGTATCAAAGTCTCTCATCCTGTTCTGCAAGTGACACATAAAATTAAGTTAGAACTAGAATATATACATTGGCGTAAAAGGTCACAGAGAGTAGACCTACATGtcggatttcacttgttgaatttattttttcttttgaaggCTGGAAAtgatttctacaaaagaaagcAAGTAAATAGAGCAATTAATAAATATCTAAAGGTAAGAGTTTAGTTATAGAACCCTGGTATCTTCTAGCCTCTTCTGACCTTCACTGTTTATCTTCTCAGATTTGTTGTATAATTCAGACTTTTTGTGTTCAACCAGGCAATCAAAATACTAGAGGACTGTCACCTGCAGAATGCTGACCAGGAAAGATGGATGAATGAGGTTTTGCTGAAGATTTATCTCAATGCAGCTCACTGTTCCCTTGAGTTGGCACAACCAGCAAGAGCCATCAAATATGCAAAGAAGGTACAAGACctattcagtttcatttctgAGTGAAGCACACTttataaagaaaaggaaaacggaTTTGCTTATCATGCATTTCACCCTCTTCGTTTTGGGGTTATATGCcttcgttttttgtttgtttgtttgtttgactgaTTACATCATTTAACACCAAGTCCATAAACAATCCAATAACTGAGTAATATTtcacaattattgaatgaggctgcgtatcatctgaagaattatggagatcgaggatcGTGTTATctgccatttttgttctcactaccaaaacaactcaacctcgtccccagctCTTCTCAGTTACCAGTTCAATTATCTGCAActttgctgcacttttgacgtcatcagttcaaTACGGCAAATTTCTTCCagatttggtcaacagtagctgatTATTATgtattatgcgtgtgcttttagccaatcacaaatggagaaatattttgaatgaataatatctCTTGTTCTGCAGTGGTCGAGAACTATGGTCTATGAGAATGCATgccatgaaaatgatgtaataatttttttatttcaaaaattttctctgGCTCTCATGTTTTGTTAAGAAACTTTGCTGACTGAATGGACAGTTGAAATTTGTTATGttattgtaaacaacaaaataatgccAACAGAGGAAAA
Protein-coding sequences here:
- the LOC140952976 gene encoding inactive peptidyl-prolyl cis-trans isomerase FKBP6-like; this translates as MEEANDMDAPEVIENLEDLTLTSREGGYVPNRYTVPLRQGIDLQDLITGDGTMFETDLDNYAAFEDEEESQYFDAEDVFQQLNYECNDFGGDSGSDRDEDVTPFKRLARGMEDLTGDGGVLKKILRPGTGPVVPKGATVRWHSNGYVEFDDEPFDSTRLRNRPYVTKIDEIVPGISVGISTMRKGELARFLLTPYYGFRELGCPPRVPPNVPVLYEVELLSYIDHKAAEDYDTFTEEERKQASFEQLLRVANSEREAGNDFYKRKQVNRAINKYLKAIKILEDCHLQNADQERWMNEVLLKIYLNAAHCSLELAQPARAIKYAKKAIGIDPRNAKALYRMGKAYMKEGEFDRSREWFKKAQRYEPNNKAINDALKDLEKKVEQFRSLEKERCKRMFAQPAAATNQDTWNGERSPLASGNLSDEKKEVLMKQLREFQEDDSKKEVCFPATLTKQERECIKLAAQEMGLRVEDGRKQGADKELKVLKE